One genomic window of Mucilaginibacter sp. SJ includes the following:
- a CDS encoding glutathione peroxidase, with translation MKTLALIIALLFATAPSSVYDFKLKTIDGKDFSLAKYKGKKVLIVNTASKCGFTKQYADLEKLSEQYKGKLVVVGFPANNFGGQEPGTNQDIKTFCKENFNVKFPMSGKVSVLGLDIDPLFQYLTTAPNPDFTGDIKWNFEKFLIDENGKLIHRFRSQTTPLSEDITKYLN, from the coding sequence ATGAAAACACTGGCACTCATCATCGCCTTATTATTTGCCACCGCACCTTCTTCAGTATATGATTTTAAGCTGAAAACTATTGATGGCAAAGATTTTAGCCTGGCTAAATACAAAGGTAAAAAAGTATTGATCGTAAATACGGCTTCAAAATGCGGCTTCACCAAACAATACGCCGACCTGGAAAAATTATCTGAGCAATACAAAGGTAAACTGGTTGTAGTAGGTTTCCCGGCCAATAACTTTGGCGGCCAGGAGCCGGGCACTAACCAGGACATTAAAACCTTTTGCAAAGAAAACTTTAACGTAAAGTTTCCCATGAGCGGCAAGGTTAGTGTTTTAGGTTTGGATATTGATCCCTTATTCCAATATTTAACAACTGCTCCAAACCCGGATTTTACCGGCGATATCAAATGGAATTTTGAAAAATTCCTGATAGACGAAAATGGTAAGCTGATCCACCGTTTCAGGTCGCAAACCACGCCGCTGTCTGAGGATATCACAAAGTATTTAAACTAA
- the ybeY gene encoding rRNA maturation RNase YbeY: MPAINFFEEDTTFKPKQKAQLRQWIRDTVITEGFKLKELNYIFCSDAYLLQINQQYLDHDTFTDIVTFDNSEVEGDIIGDIFISIDRIRENGAKFKTGETDELHRVIIHGALHLLGYTDKSVVTKQKMTQKEDEYLAKRNF, encoded by the coding sequence ATGCCCGCGATTAATTTTTTTGAAGAAGACACAACCTTTAAGCCAAAACAAAAAGCGCAGTTAAGACAGTGGATCAGGGATACAGTAATCACCGAAGGTTTTAAATTAAAAGAACTTAATTATATTTTTTGCTCAGATGCCTACCTGTTGCAAATAAACCAGCAATACCTTGATCATGATACTTTTACTGATATAGTAACTTTTGATAATTCGGAAGTTGAGGGGGATATTATTGGCGATATCTTTATTTCGATAGACCGCATCCGTGAAAACGGAGCCAAATTTAAAACCGGTGAAACAGATGAGCTTCATCGGGTGATCATTCATGGCGCGCTGCACCTTTTAGGTTATACTGATAAAAGTGTTGTTACAAAACAAAAAATGACACAAAAAGAAGATGAGTACTTAGCTAAAAGAAATTTTTAG
- a CDS encoding ATP-binding protein — MEEANVQTSELYTLQLPSKTESITLLEQLIEEIADKYHVEEDTFANMMTCLNEAVINAIMHGNRLDETKKVIVNAEVESKRVIWTVTDEGPGFDYNNLADPTAPENLENLTGRGVFIIKHLADQCIFNASGNEIELHFKI, encoded by the coding sequence ATGGAAGAGGCAAATGTTCAAACCAGTGAGCTATATACGTTGCAGCTACCGTCAAAAACGGAGAGCATAACGTTGCTTGAGCAGCTGATAGAAGAAATTGCTGATAAATATCATGTTGAGGAAGATACTTTTGCCAACATGATGACTTGTCTTAACGAAGCGGTTATTAACGCCATTATGCATGGGAACAGGCTGGACGAGACTAAAAAGGTGATTGTTAATGCCGAGGTTGAATCCAAGCGTGTTATCTGGACTGTTACCGATGAAGGCCCTGGCTTTGACTATAATAACCTTGCCGACCCCACGGCTCCCGAAAATCTCGAGAACCTGACCGGGCGCGGTGTGTTTATCATTAAGCACCTTGCCGATCAATGTATTTTTAACGCCTCGGGCAATGAAATTGAACTTCATTTTAAGATCTGA